Part of the Cydia pomonella isolate Wapato2018A chromosome 8, ilCydPomo1, whole genome shotgun sequence genome is shown below.
aagaaatattataggacaattttacacagaacGGCCTAGTTCCACaataagttcaataaggcttgtattgtgggtactaggcgacgacatatataatacgttgttatatttaatacatacttatatactcacatagaaaatagaaaatacccCTAACTCAGGAACATATATTTATGGACCATAGCCATCCTTACGCGCACATGTTTCACAGATATCGCGAAACGCCTGGTTGACGTAAActggtggcttcctcgcacaacgtatcagtattgcgataccgcgaagaaatgccgccagcatccttggtacaatgcctcaagggcttattttagatttaagctagttataataaTCCTCTGTTTAcacattatgtatatttttattgtaaaaaagtcTGCACCATTTGTgatcaacacacaaataaatgcccttaccagaattcgaacccgggacatCCTGCCTCCGCTTCCTAGGCAGGATTACTACCGACAGGCTCGAAGGCCGGTAGTCTGAGCTTAATATGggatattaaaatgtattcgTCATTTCGTGAACGAACTAATGtattaacattatatttaaaatcagCGGATCATCTCAATACTTAAATCTTACTTACTCCATGAGTTTATCGGGATAACCTCCAATGCAACCCCAGTTATCGAGACAACAGTCAAGGGCTTGCCCCTCAGACAGGGCCAGACACTGATTATACTTCATAGCGTACTGGCTTTCAATGTTGGCTGTAAACAGTGAAAAAACATTAGCAAATAAAATCtgacaaataaatgtaaaaatctaatttaaactgtcgtgagaaaCACGTGTCGTCATACCCACtacgtataaatatataaatataaatatcataggacattattacacaaattgactaactcccacagtaagctcaacaaggcttgtgttgagggtacatagacaacgatatataagtatttataaatacttaaatacatagaaaacacccatgactcaggaacaaatatccatgctcatgacacgaataaatgcccttaccaggatttgaacccgggaccatcggcttcatgggtagggtcactacccactaggccagaccggtggtCAAAACGTATGTACGTATATATTCACTTTGATACTAACATTAAGCCAACTTTACGGTTTAATTTACGACTAAGGCACACGAAGCGTatgcgtaagagacgcgtaagcgtatcgtaatacgcaagtagaacgagagcgctacgagcacgaacaactttaaacaagtccgcacacgaagcgtcgtcaaAACGtagcgtaaaaaacaaaacttctgacataatcaatcttggcctccgaaacgagagaacgccacctgtcccgatccagcgcggtttcctgccatgaatcgGCATTCAGCCGATGCAGGttcgcctccacgacatcacaccagcggtacctggggcgcccgatcggtcgacggttgtctgacataatcaaacaataaaaaatcttcttcatctgacgagaaagtaagatcgtcgatacttccgccgaagacatctgacgccagcgacgccgtgatttcaactaatgagatttcatttataaaacaattacgcttacgcgacgctggGTGTCCAAAACTCTACGCGTCTACGcgcgtactcgtaacgtttttatgatacgcttacgcgacgcttaagcttacgctccgtgtggtGAGGACCTTAGGCTCTCCGAAATaggtcgcgcgagtgactaaaaatagaTGGGCTAAACCGTATAATTagcttacaaggaaaggtacccaactgtccggttccgatttgatttatatttatataagtatgttaactagcaagttgctcgagcatcactttctGCATGCTACCTGCATTTCAAAACGAAGACACAAATTAAGTAGTCCTACCAATAGCGCTGAAGATATAGGAGCCTAAAAAACAAGATTTTCCAGAGTTCTTAACGTCTGAAACTTTCCCATGTGTCCTCCAGTCAAATGTGTCCGGGGCAGGGTTTGGTCCATCAGGGatagtcactttctttatcgtttcACTCAATTGCTGAGAATGCCGTTCTTTAAAGATGTGGATGTGCAGTTCTTCATGCTTCATATCAGCTAAATGATTTACTTTAAACGCTGTCATAGGATACTTTTCATTTCGTCTGTTTATATCTTTTAGGTTCTCTCTGAAAATTTCAAGCCGTTCAGAATACTCTGACCTGTCATATACTTTTCCATGCTCCTTTATGAAGTCTCTAAAAAGATTTTCGGCGTCGTCCAGGTCGTAGTATGGTTTGTCGAGATTAGAGAAAGCCATGACGGCACTGCTGGCGAGGCAGACTCCCACCCAGAATGTCGGCacaatcatatttaaaaaaaaatgccgatCTGTAATTCCATGGAATCTGTTGAACCACtgattaaaatacttttttgtgTAGCTTTTTATAAGCGCTGAAATGCGACTGACAGTTGTTATTATGAGTTCgctaatatattaaaaaatgaaatattgctGAGATAAggttaaaaaatgtttatgtcaTTGGGGCCGGGtgcaaaaaatattgaaaaaaataaaatatatttgaattttttaaattcacttaatattatttacgGAATTTTTAAGTTACGATAAGGATAAACATTTTATGTTAATGGTGCCGAGTGCAAAAATTTATTGGAAAAAGGGTATATATGAACttgaaaaatgtaatttaataaatgcTTACTAGCATTCCATTGCTACCGAGTAAACAAGTATTGGACGAAATAAAATTAGGAATTtatgaactaaaaaaa
Proteins encoded:
- the LOC133520796 gene encoding pro-cathepsin H-like, giving the protein MIVPTFWVGVCLASSAVMAFSNLDKPYYDLDDAENLFRDFIKEHGKVYDRSEYSERLEIFRENLKDINRRNEKYPMTAFKVNHLADMKHEELHIHIFKERHSQQLSETIKKVTIPDGPNPAPDTFDWRTHGKVSDVKNSGKSCFLGSYIFSAIANIESQYAMKYNQCLALSEGQALDCCLDNWGCIGGYPDKLMDEFARKPGIMLEADYPFVGERGYCHEDDTKVAVGVIEGSKLMNTEDEEVLKQKLYEIGPLSVCIEDRDFQFYNGGILEPEKCMEQPIYISGCFLLVGYGEENGTAYWTMKFAAGPEWGEKGYARMRRGVNACFIGYYTATATVV